The DNA segment GCTGAACGTCGTCAGATGGTGATGACGACTGGAGCCGTATTCTGTGGTGGCTGATTAGGACCATCGCTTTCTCGGCTTATAATTCAGAGTGGTGAAAGTGAGAAAACGATACTACAAGACGAGAAACATAGTATACAGCAGCACCAACGACAGGCGTACCGCTCCGTACCGTGTACAGCCGCGTGAACATGCACAACATGCGGCACCGTGTCGGCAACACTCGGGATGGTACAATCTCCAGATAACGGATGTGTAAACCTGTCTCACCGTCTCATCACCAAACTGAGGGATATACAACATTCTGTTTGAAAGGTAATATAGTGCTTACCAGTAATAATGTTACTCATTTTCATATGTTTAGAAATATGTGTTCTTTTTCTCGAGTAGTTTATTAGTTGTTGGACAAGTCTTTAAGACATGCACGATGCCCACAGCATAGCGGTATCCCCCTATGTGGTTTGGTGTATGTAACTGCACCATCTTAGGGACGTATAGGTCTAGTGAGATATTCTGCAGTAACCTGTGTGATCACGGACATCTTAATTAATTGAAGGCAACGTTAGATGTTGAAtatgtgacatgtttttatggatagcaacttgttttcagtttttgcaCGAGGTTTTCAGAGGTAATTTGTGGTCCTTGATCATTTGCATGATGAATGGTAAAACTGACCTTTACTGAATGCTCATCAGTTGTTATGTTTCAATCTGTATTACGTTTCCGTCACAAATTATATCTGCAATCTGTACACATCgtgttaatgtatatatttccaTACAGTCGAGTTTTCTGGTGGCGAGATGTGTATTGTGAAACATGGTAATGCGTTCTAGGACGCTGCAGGACGTGATTGTTTCTGAGCCGTCACGCTATCTCATCTGTCTGTGTCCACGAGATAGTATACTTAGCGCCACCTAACGGCACTCTCCAGGCGGATCCTAATTTACGTGCACACGAAAGGCGTCCTCCCACAACGAGTTTGAACATACCAACAGCATACATCGCTGTTTTGTAGGGATGTGGTAGCAtaatggttgaagcgttcgctcatggCGCCGacgacccgagtttgattccccaatgAGGGAAACCTATCTCTGGTATCcgtcgtcgtgatattgctggaattttgctaacaACGGGGTTAAATCAAACTAACCTCCTCACTCGctttttttattatatattaattaattactattattattattttgtcaaATTAGTGCTTCATGTTACCCGTATGTTTTATACAGCCTATTCGTCGTGTACAGAATGAAAGTCGCTGTCGTTCCTGCATCTATATGTATGACTCTTGTTGTAGCACCAGCAGTTTATTTTATCTCTGGATATTTATCATTAAGGAATTCAGTCTCGTTATCTGTGATCCGAACCGTACCCCTTTGCGAATTCAGTTCATTATTCCTGGTCATTAGAACTGAACATTTACCAACATGCATACCATGGTGTCCTAATCGGAATGAGGGGTTTTCTTAAGggcaataaatgaaatatatccaaGCTACGCAGTAATTTTGTGTCCCTAGACAGGAAGTGACACTATTAGCGATGTATTGATCATTTGCTTTGCcaaaaattattgaaatgttctAATTAAAGCATTTCCAtgatatgtttgttattttaaattccTTGATATTAAACACGAAGCATTCATGAATAATTACTCGTACTGGCCACTGTATGTTCGTTAAACATCGTATTcgccttttggtttattcttaTAGTGCATTCTTTTAGTTTATTCGTGTAGTGTATACTCATAGTGTATTCCTATAGTGTATTCTTGTAGTGTATTCTCACATTGTATACTCATAGTGTATTCCTACAGTGTATTCTTGTAGTGTATTCTCACATTGTATCCTCATAGTGTATTCCTATAGTGTATTCTTGTAGTGTATTCTCACATTGTATCCTCATAGTGTATTCTTCTAGTGTATTCTCATATTGTTTTCTTGTAGTGTATTCTCATAGTGTAGTCTCATAGTGTATTCCTGTGGTGTATTCTTCTAGTGTATTCTCATAGTGTATTCTCATAGTGTATTCATATTCAGGATATGAAATCTGAGAAACCATCGTGTAATACTGTGCTATTTTCAAGTTTCACTCCTGATGGGCGCACAGGTTTCAGGACCATATggtgtatttatattttgtgcACTTACCCCTATTTCGAGATACTTAATCATTAATcgttctgacccgtgaaggtcagatTATCAAAACCAGTTCTTATtgagatccgtgaaggtcccggggtagaataggccttcagcaacccatgcttgccataaaaggcgactatgcttgtcgtaaaaggcgactaacgggatcgggtggtcaagtccgctgatgtcatcggttcccatttgcgcagatcgatgctcatgttgttgatcactggatcgtctggttcatcctcaattatttacagaccactgccatatagctggaatattgctgagtgcggcgtaaaactaaactcactcacccaatccaTCGTTTCCATGTCAACCCAAACAGACTATATGGATCTACACAAGCAAGTACTGAAAACAAATATCTACACTTCTAGTTCTAACTAAACGTTTTTTTATTGTTCTCATTACGCAGCCCCTGTATACAGCAGGCTCTAGTTATACCTCCCCATACACATTTCAGTTCGTCTCGCCTTAATACACACGGCGTTCAGTGCATGTCCAAACTACCTGGAGATCCGCCTTCTACATAATCGTTGACGTAGTCGTGACCGGACCAGATGGTTTCTCCGTTACTGCCATGCTGCTTGGCAGCAAATTCTGTGAGCTGGGTTGTTTGAGTATTTCCTCGATGAGAAGAAGACAGGTACTTAACTTACAAATGTAGTAATTAGCGGGATCAGTCAGACTCGCGCTCGCTGCCCGGGGGTAAACACGCTGTAGATGACGGGTTGGAAAGTCAGGCGTGGAGTTAGTGTACAATTTGATTAGACTGAAATAGGGATCGGATCGGGTGTCGGAACGGTCAAGCCCGCAAACTAGAATGGCGCCTATTTTCACTGTTTCTCATTCAAATGAAATGATTTCCCTTACTGTTATTAACCGCCTGTCCAGTTGTATTTTGGGATGGGTTAGTTACTGCTGGTAATGAACACAGCATACATCGCACTGCATACCGTATACCGGATACAACATACAGAATACCGTTTACAGCATACCGTATACCGGATACAACATACAGCATACAGAATGCCGCTTGCAGCATGCCGTATACAGCAACACGTGGAAAGTATACTGTATACATATTGGGGACAAGGACCCCAGgggctttgttttgtttgttgaaccagacaatccagtgattgacatttcGAACCACAATTCACGCCATGGGGAGCAGATAGCACGACATGAGCCGCAGTTGGAGACCCTTCATACATGACTTCCTTAGTGGTATGCGTCACCAGACAAACTGTATCATCTGTCACGTGGTGGACATGTCCGATGACTCTTGTCCGATGACCACTGCTGTGATACCCTGTTCAGTTCGACATGTTCCTGATGAGGAAGACTCGTGGGTCTGTGTTGAATCGTTTGTCCTCATTAATCAGTGGCATACCTCCCGATATACCAGACACCTGGTACCACGTGGCATAGGGGATGTTGTCGATGTTGGCTTTGATTTCTGTAGGGAGGGCGAACATTCTGTCTCCGAGACTGAATTTagaatactaaataatggaatGAATGCAGGTCACGTCTGAAATATTTGGTAGTGCAGGTTGCCTGAAGTCAGTTCTTCACTTCGATGAGATGTATATTTTAGATAACGCTATAACTACATGTAAGTATAGAGGATAAAGTGAATGGGTTTACCGTCTAGTTCTCCACTAATATGGTGACGCCCATGCAAGTGTGTGTGCGTATTTGCTTGCGTCCGCTAAAGCCAGTAATATGTTGGTGGCGGAGCACCCattttgggaattgaaccctggctTTGGCGTAACGATCTAACACACTTTTCCATAAGGCTACACCATTTCTCCCCGTGTTCAAGGAGAAACGAATCATATCAGCTGTAGAAGGAACCACCAAGATTGTACGAAAGGAAGTGTATCCCATCTGTTAGTGAGATCTATATCGCATATGTGTTAGTTAGATGTGTATCTCCTGTGTGTTATTAGCTGGAAAGGATTGGCAGGAAGCTAAATGGTCAGTGGAATCTTGCAACCACAGGTCATGAATGTTGTCAGTTTATGCTCGAAGTGAATGCGTAGGTCAACACCGTGCAGTGGCAGCTGATGAGGGAATTTGGGATGTTGTTGTCACTAACTCTCGCGTGTTTGGCGTTATGAAATAAGTAATGATGGTCGCCTCTGGGTGTTATAACGTGTCAGAAACATCTCTCAAAATGGTTTGATGGTAGGGAACCCACTAGTGAATCCTTGGGAAACTCTTTGTCTTGATTACATACCCTGAAacaattatataaaacacttcTCTTTGTATGGAGCTTGGCAAGTTTGGCAAGATTAATTCAGTTCAAATATGAAGAGAGACTCTAAGCTTATtttattgtgtttaaacaacGGTGGTTTGTTTTAGATGTTTCCGGGTTAAAATCAGTCTAATCGTCAACCTCCGGATCAGAGAGGTGGGCGCAAGACTCCATTATGGCCGCTCCGATGGAAGCAGGCAAACCAAGCAGCACCATCTCATAAAACATGACGGTTACCTAATACTGGACCTTAATGGTGCAATAAAACACTTCAAATGTCTGTGATTGTACAGATGATAGAGCACTTGTCCGCTATGTGGCGCTCTGCGGACGTCTTCTTCTGGTTGTCTTAACAGCAGTTAAATGATGGCACGGACCGGTGGATTCACAGCGCATACTTGGTGTGTCGTGCACCGAGGGACTGATATTTCAACGTATGCGTGTGTACCAAACGGAAATAACGATGTCGTGATATACCATCCAATAAACAATGGCCATCGGGAATAAAACACCAGGATAACTTGGTgcaatatttgaaagaaatcatAACCTAATTTAAAATTACGATGTTTTATGAAAAGCAAGCTATTGAAACATGTGTTGTAAGGAGTGTTGTTTTAGCAAATATTGATATTGTCTTTTGTCGCTTTCATACCAATCTCCGATAAGACAGTGGTCGTGAGGTTCTCACGAATTATAGCATTTGTCTGATGTAATTCAGTTAAGGAGTACTCGATCCCAGCGTTCTTAACTTTATGTGTGTTGTATCTATGGGCAGAATAATGCCTTTGATAGGCAGGTTCGATCGTCAGTATCGTCTCGGCGCTAGTGACACAATAACTGTAATggcggacatgtttctgtttttgtatCTATGTGGTTTCTtaattcatgttatttttaagGGTAGCCTTGAAAACAAAAACTGGCGTCGCGATATTCCAGTTACTATAACCGTTACaatgaatatatacaattttgtGCATTTTCCGTTCCAACCACGAATGTTTGCCATGTTGCAGACTGATGCGGCGTCAAGCAATATTCACTCAATAGCTTACAGACTGTTGCCTACGTCTTCAGCTCCTCAACATCACTCAATCTGGTCGCTATCGCCACGACATTGATGCGACTGTACCAAGAAAATCGATTTAATTACCTTAATTGACACAAACGTAAGACCAGAGACGCAGATTCCATTCTAACTAGCCTCCTCGAAATTTGCTCAGAAATGTGTTTCCTACAAGTAGTTTGGAAAAATActgttttatattttaattggatttgattgttttacagattaccTGAATTCTTTGGTGGGGCGGATTTAGAGGACGGTGGAGAGACTCGAATGTACCTGTGTGAGATGTGGAGTCAGAAAGCCAGACGAATGTTCATCATTGTTAAAGAGAAGAATGTCCCCAGTGATTACCTTCCCCGATGCTTTGTTGTACGTGTTATGTATGGCAGCGAGTCACGCTAGTCCCATCTACTGACGCTGTACTGCGTTAAGGCGCTATAAGACAATAACAAGTGTAAGTCAGAAGGGAGAACTGGGCGACGGTCTGTTCGTAAAGCCATGGCGTCTGTTGACCACGTGGATGACGAAATGCTGTCCTACTCCTTACTCACCTTCTTCATTCTCGGCGTCGTCAGGATTGCTCTCGCATGCTTCGGCATCGTCGCCAACATCGTGTCAATCCGGGTTCTCACTCACAAGTCAATCTGGTCGGCTACATCCATCCTCCTCATCTCCCTCGTCGTGTACGACACCCTCTTCCTCATCACCGGCGCTGTCGTCATCATCGCCGGCCTTCCAGAGTACGAGGAGGACCACCTGTTTATCACGGTCACGGTGTTCTACCCCTTCCGCTACATCTCACAGATGGGGTCTGTCTACTCCCTCGTTGCCGTCACCGTTGAGCGGTTCATCGTCGTCGTGATGCCGCTAAGGGCGAGGTCAATCTGGACGATGAACAACGCCAGGAGGGTAACAATCGGTGTCTTCATCTTCTCGCTGGGATTCAACATCCCCCGATGTCTGGTCTTCCACCAACTGTCGTCAACAGACTGGGTGGAGAATGGCACTCTGACACAATCCGAAACAGCCCACGAGTACCTCTACTCGCGAGTGTACGAGGTTTACCTCACCATGTTGGTGTTCTACATCCTCCCCTACACCATAATCATTGTCATCAACATCAAGCTCGTCGTCCACCTCCGTAACAGCGCCAGGGTAACCAAAGCTATCAGTACCCGCCATGACGCGCGAACGTACAACTCCCCAACTGACAAAGAAGATGGTCTGACCATCATCGTCCTCGGCATCACTACCTGCTTCTTTGTGTGCTGTGTGCTCCCTCTCACGTACCACATTCTGTTACTAACCGACCTGGATATGTTTTCCACGCCCCACAAGGTCTATCTCTTCGCGGTCAGCGACACCATGCTGTGTATTAATTCAGCTACAGACTTTATTTTCTATTGCCTGCTGGGACGCAGGTTCAGGAAGGTCTTCTTCAAGctcttctgtccatgcatgTGTGCAAAGTGAAGTATCAATGCTAATCAGAACTGACTATTTCACCGCGGAAAGAAACTCCGTGTTCGGGAACTGAAACGTTCTGGATCGGAATACACACAGAAGTTTCACCCAAGTGTCAGCTGATAGCAACACGATTTGACAAGGTAACAAGTATCCGAGGTTtgccgaggatatttttaccttcatcaacgagtgttgatataactgatgtcagtagacacgagggtgagattctatttatcatatctatttatcaatgaaaaatgtacatctctgaacacgcACACTGCtcttagatttgcagtgcagcgatatcatagcattgtgacgtcatcaagttcatgacgccatagcattgtcagggcaacGTGCAGAATCtgctgtcaaaacgatatctcctatgagatatcgtctgatctcacacaggCGATATCTCCCgaggaacacagttttggatgatgaaGTGCTGTAGTTGAGATTCTTgggaggcatttagaagtgtttGAATATATAGGACGAGTATATGGATATCAATGTCTTTATTGTATAACACGGCTTTTCTGGTCTACATCTTGTCCCATCTTCAGGTGCTGTAGTTATATCGCAACATGGACTGGTGCTGTTTGAAGAGTTGGTATGGGCAGTTATCGCATGGGCAGTGAGAAGGTTTACTAAAACGACGCTAAAGAAAATCTGATGTATGATATAAAGTATCATCTCATGACAACATACTATTTAAATCTGTATGAACATGGAGTCATTACAGTGTTTTCAGGAGGAAAGTGTCCCTGTTTATTTGTCAATACAAACCAATATCTGGAACGTAAGAAGGAGGTTATTTGAAAGAGAACTATCTCATAGTGAAAACCtataatacacaatgccatttacacAGTGgccaaatgtaacacatgttatacACTAACGGAAAAAAGAAACTAAGCATAACATGAAATTGCATAAATTGAAGTTACCGTAAATACGCACGTAGTAACGCAATTTTCACGGAATGTGATGTGACGTATCGCTCGGTGCACGTGTACTTTGTGCACAATGACAGGGCAATGATGGCGATCCTGAACGGTAGGCTGACACGTCAGTTGTTCAAAGTCGACAGTTTGGTAGAGAAAGCGTTATGGTATGGAGCAACATCACATTTCGCGGTCAGTGACAATATCACTGCGATGCAGGTATGAGATGATATGCACAATATAATGGTAGATAATATGAACGCTGATTCATGTCAGAAGCCGAACCCCATACGTCAGCTGGAATGCTGGTCAATGTAGAACGTACTTCAGTGCAAGACTGTGTACCGTTGCTTAGGCCGTCGCAATATTCTCCATgtggagttgcgtcccttggtcTTGACTGACACCTTTGACACCAGGATTGACTCACAGATAACGCCTCTCGGTCTATCTGCACCGCCATAGAACACGTGGTTGTTCAGCGTCAGACCTGATCACTCCATGTTGTCGTCCCACGTCTAGCTGCCACACCACCATGTAACAGAAGTACCACTGAAAGTTGAGTTTCTTTCGTGTTGTGTAGGAGTTGCCGTGCTATGTTCATCTCCGTGCCCGTTTGCGCTCAGATACGTTTCAGTCGTGAACATGGCCCAGAGAGGGGTACGAGTCGCCATCCGGCTTGCCAGTGACAAGAGTCGTTACCAATGCCATATTAAACTGTAGTATGACAGAGGACAATTGCTATACAACCGACATTAGCTAGTGAACACACACGTACATGTACGACACTGAAACCCCATCCCACCTCATCACCACGAGCTGTCTGACACATCTATACAGATGGAGCATTTCATATACTTCCAGAAGGGAAAAATCAGCTCAAGTTATATAAAAGACAAACCCATCACTGGCACTTCTACCTAGCAACCATTTTATTTCCCCAAAATAACACCCTGGTCTTTCAGCCACTGGTACAACCAGTAATACGGAGATTGCTCAGGGATCGGTTTCCGTGTTGTTGTAGTTGTCGCGATCGTGGCTACTTTGGCCAGTTCCCCGACCATAGCTTTGATCCCGTTCCAGGCCTCGCTGGCGTAGTCGGTGATGGTGGATGCAGGTGGGGCGAAGTTGTATCTGCTGCCCATTCCAGGGGGAAGTTCTATGGTGTAGCTGAAGTCGATCTTAGAGCCACCCTTAGCGTAGTCATCTGACCCCCCAGCCGCCACGTCTGGAAGGAGACAAAGATTACTTGTTTTGTCATGCCCATCCTTGACTGACTAGGGTGTTGTAAAAGACACATAAGAAGCACACATCTAACACGTTGGTTCGAGACTGAGGATTGGTTCGGAGCCCGGTTATGTCATATGGCCAACCAGTGAAATTACTCCCATGGGCGACAGACATTCGCTGCAAGTTTGGAGAGggattgttttttgtttcacgCCGGGAGCCAGTAATTTCGGCAGTTAAATACAGTTCTGTGATTGAccacatgggcatcgatctacaggAATACGGTGACATGTCAGTCAACTCAGCGATTCCAATAGCTGCCATATACGTCAAGTATGGGATGATGACCCGTACCCTGCAGTAGGAATGTTGGAGATGGCGACGTCACTGCCGACAAAACGCCAAAACTACGTTGATAGTGAATGAGTTCATAGAGTTCATCTTAGAAATAGAGTCGAGAATATACCTGCTAATCGAGGGTGTGTTCTCATCGAGTTTGTCTTAGAAATGGAGTCGACAATATACCTGCTAATCGAGGGTGGGTTTCCATCGATGATCTTAGCGCTCTCAATTCGGGAGCGGTACATAAATCGGGTAAACCGTTTCCTTATTCCTTGACTTAAGAAAATGGCAAGGGCAAGTTAGATTCCCCCTGTTGCCATTAAGCTCTCCCAATCAGTCACGCCCggacaacactacacacatAACTCATATGCATACATTGCTGTTTGTACAACATGGcttattgatggacaatgtgGAGAAAGGCATGGGCTACTCACAGAGTGCTTTAGCGGAACTTCCGGTGGTATAGTGATGACTCATGGCGCTGTTGGCGGCCTGAGCCACTCGCTCCTGAAAacatgacagagtgagtgagtgagtgacaatgGAAGGGAAGGTGAGTGTCATGCTATGTCATCTGTACATCTCCGACCTCTGAATACTCAGGGCAGGGAAATATctgtatggagtgagtgagtgagtatggttttatgccgcatgtAGCAATATTTCGGTAcgatcacggcgggggacaccagaaataggtacatgcatacataaattgtacccacgtggggaatcgaacaaggatcttcggcgtgacgagcgaacgttttaaccgcTCGACTACCCAACCGCAACTAGCTGGCAAATGGCAATGAAGCTTACACTACTGATCTCACAGGTCGTTACAGATGGCGTCCTGTAacaacacacacgcatacaGGTGACATATCATGGAACCATATCTGAATCAGGCATAAAGGGCACGGAGCCGCCGTGACATTGTGTAGTAACATACATTATATGTAATGAAGActgtaagtgaatgagtttcaACGCCGCTTTGAACAGTGTTACCCTTATATCAAAGCGCGTCCACATGTGGGGGTTGGAGGAAGGTCAACAGGTTactgggggttgggggttgagGTTGTGTCGTAAAGCTCACCATGCACTACTAAATGCACTACTAAAAGATT comes from the Haliotis asinina isolate JCU_RB_2024 chromosome 12, JCU_Hal_asi_v2, whole genome shotgun sequence genome and includes:
- the LOC137257578 gene encoding FMRFamide receptor-like, yielding MASVDHVDDEMLSYSLLTFFILGVVRIALACFGIVANIVSIRVLTHKSIWSATSILLISLVVYDTLFLITGAVVIIAGLPEYEEDHLFITVTVFYPFRYISQMGSVYSLVAVTVERFIVVVMPLRARSIWTMNNARRVTIGVFIFSLGFNIPRCLVFHQLSSTDWVENGTLTQSETAHEYLYSRVYEVYLTMLVFYILPYTIIIVINIKLVVHLRNSARVTKAISTRHDARTYNSPTDKEDGLTIIVLGITTCFFVCCVLPLTYHILLLTDLDMFSTPHKVYLFAVSDTMLCINSATDFIFYCLLGRRFRKVFFKLFCPCMCAK